The bacterium CG_4_10_14_0_2_um_filter_33_32 genomic interval TTTGGGTAATATTTCACCCATTGATTATTTAATAAAAACTGTTCCGGAGTCTCAAATGTGCGTGACGCGTACATAATATTGAAATTTCCACGTAATTATGGTAACCTGTATTATATGATTAAAACAGATAAGAACAACAAAAAAGAAGAATTTAAGAAACACGAAAAGGACACTGGTTCAACAGGTGTTCAAATTGCACAGTTAACTGAGAATATTAACCAGCTTACAGAGCATCTTAAAACTCACAAAAAAGATTTTTCTGGCCGTAGAGGTTTATTAAAGATGGTT includes:
- the rpsO gene encoding 30S ribosomal protein S15, producing MIKTDKNNKKEEFKKHEKDTGSTGVQIAQLTENINQLTEHLKTHKKDFSGRRGLLKMVGKRRKLLDYLAKRSAKEYKNIIEKLGLKR